The window CACCAAAATAAGATGTTGCCTTCATGTATCTTCTAGAAAATGTGAGAATCAATTATGTCTATAGTACTCATTAAGCTTCTCTGCAAACAATCAAAAAAACAAAGTTAAAAAAGAAATTGATAAAAATCAAATCCACCAATTTTAGTTCTATATTCTGTTCAATCAGATGAGACATGAGGTAGAGAAAGAGAAGGTATTTTTCTTCACTTAACTGCAAAAACCTGCTCTTATTAAGACCATATAAAAGATACTCCATATAAGGATGTTCCtagttttaaaaaaagaaagaaatatataATACGAAAAGAATACTAAACAGACACATGCATATGCTTTCTTTCCATTTGTCTTAAATTTTTAAAAGGTTTGACTACTCTGAAAGTTTTGAGTCTATGTGgaactagtttttttttttttttaaatttatttattttataaaccaTTCATCCGGGCTATGCTGGCCCAAGATGATGGGGGGGTTTGGCATTATCCCCTACCTCGTATATAGATCGTAAAATTAAGTACATTAGAGGGGGACGTAATACCTAACCTCCAGAAGACAAATATTAAAATGGATTATTGATGGTCTAGGACCTGGTACGCATAACACCTTACAAAAAGGGCTGCATTGTTAGTAAAGATAATCAAAAGCAGCCCTTCTCAATAGATTATGGTGGTTCAAAGTACCATCCTGAGTGTTTCTTTGCCTTTAACCTGAAGGCTGGAACTTGTATTCTATCAACTCTAACAACACCTCTTATTTCAGGAGGGAGGTCATTCTCATTAGTGTAAATAACGCTGCGAGTCACATAATTAGCATGCTTGGAAAGAAGATCAGCGACTCCATTCCCTTCTCTATAACAGTGCATGACCTTGATATTGTGCTGCCTTACTATCTTTTGGATAAGGGTGATGTCTTTGTGAAGTTTCCATGGAATTTTGCATTGGTCAAGGACCATGTTTACAACCAGTAGCGAATCTATCTCCAAGGTAAAGTTGAAGCAATTTTGAGCACAACACCACTGTATCCCTTGTAAGGCTGCTTGGACCTCTGAATAGTTGTTCGTCAAGAATTGGACTGGTGATGCAAAGGCCATCACCATATGTCCATTTTTGTTCCTAACAATGCCCCCAACTCCAACCTTGCCTTGATTATCAATGTAGCTCCCATCAGTGTTTAGCTTCCAGAAGTTGCCTTCCGGTTTGGACCATATAACCATGGTACTTTTGAGGGTAGGTTTGTAGGATTCAACAGTCTGGCACACCTTCCACCAGTTCCAATCCCAACCTATCTTACTGAATTTAAGCCCCATGGATATCTTAACCTGTAATAGAACTTATTGGCAAATATTATAGGTAGATATTGATTTGGTACCATACTTCTTGCTACATCTAGCCTTCCATAATTCCCACGAGACAATCATAGGGGTGATCTATAGGAGGAATAATTGAGCATGATTCTTGGTGGGAATGGACCACCAGTGATTAAGGATAGAGAGAATGTTTCTTCCTCTAGTATTGAAGCCAAGGGGAGAAGAGATATAATTCCAAACACTAGAGACCATATCACTAATGGTAAAGACATGGTTCAGAGATTCAATTTTAGGGGCTCTACAACAAAAACAAGTGCGTAGTAAAGCAACACCAAATCTCTAAAGTATGTCAGCAAAGGGAAGCTTTTTGTAAATAATTCTCCAGATACTAAAGGAGATCTTGAAAGGTAGTTCCTTTATCCATACCTTGGACATCATAGACGTGGGTTGTCTTTTTTGTTTTAGGAGATAGAAGGCAGAAACACATGTGAAGTTTTCTTGAACATTAGGCGTCCAAATAGCCCTGTCTTTGCGATGCTGCTGGCCTATATCCACCAGGGAAATTTTGCTTAAGATATATTGGTTGACAATGTCTTGTAATTTCTCCATATCCCAGCCCTGGTTGTGGATAAATTCACAGACCCTTGTATTGCCAGATTTCTGAGTGTTGTTGTTGTGTATGTTGATAGGACCCCTAGGAGTCAATTTGTCCCACCAAAATAAGATGTTGCCTTCATGTATCTTCCATAAAATGTGAGAATCAATTATGTCTCTAGTACTCATTAAGTTCCTCCAGGAATTGGAGTCCTTAGGCACAAGAATTTTGGATAGTGGATTAGATCTAGGGAAATACTTTGCATTGAGGAACCTGGTCCATAAATTATTTTCTACCCTAAACCTCCACCATCTTTTAGCAGCAAATGAGTTACAAATGTCTTAAAGCTTCTTGAAACCAACTCCCCCTTTATTGTGGAGGTAGCTCAAATTCTCCCAGGAGCTCCAATCATAGCTCTTTTTGCCTTTATTTTCTCCCCAGAAGAAGTTAGAGAGGTACATTACAATTTGGCTAATAATAGCTTTTGGTGGTACCATAGCAGCAAGTAGATAGAGAATTTGGGATTGCAGAATGTGTTTGATTATGATAGCCCTACCCCCAAATGAAAGCAAGTTCCCTTGCCAACCGCCTGCTTTATTAAGGACCTTAGAGGCGAGATCAAAAAAGTAGAAGTTTTTTTCCTGCCAATAAAGATTGGGCAACCTAGATAAGTAAAGGGAAATTCCATTTGTTTGAAACCTGTCCACTTTTTGATCCTCCTGTTCACCCTTATGTTCTTGAATTCTGAGTGAGAAAGAAACTTTTATCCCTGTTAACTTCCTGCCCTGAAATATGTTGATAGTCATTGAGGACCTCCATGATGAGTTTGATAGAATTCCTATCTCCTGGGGAGAAGAGGACCAGGTCATCAGCATAGCTCAAGTGATTGATCTTGGGGCCACTAGTGCTCATAGAGAAGCCAATGAACTAGCTATTCTCATGGAGCTTATTTAGAGCTCTAGACAGTGCTTCAGCAGCCAAAATAAAGAGAGAGAGGGATATGGGGTCCCCTTGTTTTAAATCTCTGGAGGATTTAAAAAAACCATTTCTTGTACCATTGATCAGGATAGAATACCAATTGTCAGCAAGTTGCCTGTAGATCATGTCAATCACAACCTCACAGAAGTTCAATTTCCTAAGCATATCTGAAAGGAATCTCCAAGATAATTTGTCATAGGCTTTGGAAATATCGAGTTTAATGACAATGTTGCCTCCCTGGTTATTCTTACCAATATCATGGATAATCTCTTGGGCCAGAAGGATGTTCTCAGTAATAAGCCTACCCTTGATGAAGCCTGTTTGGTTATCATAGATGAGTTTGGGGAGTAGTTGGGATAATCTGGTAGATAAGATTTTGGAGATAATCTTGTTGGACACATTGCACAGACTAATAAGTCTGAGTTGGTCTAAGGTGGAAGGTGAGGATACTTTTGGAATTAGAACGAGGCTAGTGTGAGTGAAGTATTTAGTAATACTGGTCCCAGAGAAGTAAGCTTGGACAAATTGGCACACCTCCTTTTTAATAATATTCCAGGTAGCTTGATAAAAGTGCCCATTAAATCTATCAGGACCAGCAACACTATTGGGATCCATGGAAAAGACAGTATCCCTTATCTCTTCTTCATATGGCAATTCATACATGTATCTGTTGTCTTCATCTGTAATAAGTGAGTCCACACATTGTAAGATAGATAGATCATTGTCGCTGGGGCTGTGCTCAGAGTTTAGAGAAGTGGTCCACAACAGCATTAGAGATAGCCTCAGTACCCTCAATCCATCATCCATTGGCATCTTTGATTTTATGTATATGAGCTTTCCTTCTTTTCTCTTTCACTACACTATAGAAGTATTTGGTGTTGGCATCTCCTTCCTCTGCCCATTTGATTCTTGCTTTCTGTTTGAAAATGGACTTTTGTATTATTAGCCATCTGGTGTATTCAGCATGGGCCTTCATAAGAGTCTGCCTGTTATTGTCAGTGTCGTTAGCATCATAGATTTCCTCTAGTCGGCAGATATCAGTCTCTAGTTTTTTAATGGTTTCAAAAATATCACCAATGGTATCTTTGGACCATTTTCTCAGGCCTTTAGAAATAGCTTTAAGTTTCTGTTGTAATACCCAAAGATAGTTGCCTTGAACGTCAATGTTCCAAATTTCCTCCACTGTAGAGAGATAGCTACTTTGAGAGGTCCAAAAGTTGAGGAACCTGAAGTACCTGGTGAATTCAGCACTATCATTACCGGCTTTGAAAATCATGAGACTATGGTCAGATCCAGTCTTGCCTTTGTGGTCGACCCTGTTAGAATGAAAAAGATCTGACCAGCCTTCATTAATCATGACTCTATCCAGCCTCTCGCTTATTCTGTTTCTTCTACCCCTGCCATTGCACCATGTGAAAGGATAGCCATTGAAGCCTAGGTCGCACATCCCACAATCCTCCATGAATGAAAGAAAATCTATGTTCTCATTTAAGGAGTAAGGTGCACCACCTTTCTTTTCAGCAGCATTCGTAATGACATTGAAGTCTCCCAGAATAGTCCATGGCCCGTTGATGTAGTGATGGACAGACCTGATTTTGCGCTAAAGTTTCCTTCTTTTTTCGATAGTAGATTTAGCATAGATCCCTGTAATCCAGAAATTATTTCCATTGTGATTGGCCTCTAGAGTAATCTGTCGCATACTATTGCTGATGATAGTGCAAACAGTGTTGTTCTTACACAACACTGTTTGGAACTAGTTACTAATTAACTAGTTATTAGATTAGCTAATTTATTCTACAATCTAATAAATAAGCCTATGAGATTTGAAGATGAACTAAATATgattaaggaaaaatatagaaATCATTGATAACATTATTGGTTAATTAAAGAAAGTTTAAGAATTAACTGAATGGAAGAAAGGCATGCATTGTTGGGCATAAGAGATCATTTGGAGGAAATTTCGCAGAAAGGGGTTATAGTCTAGGGTTTGACCACCAAATATCATGATGGAGCGGTAAGTACTACTTCATCATTAAATATAGATTTCGGGTTCGACCGTTCGATATATGAGTATGGAGTTGTATTTGGTAGGAGATATTTTATCCCCCTTAAGTGGAACTTTTTGGCACAAATTTGATCTTAGGCGTATCCCAAAGTGGATAGCGGACACCAAATGAAAAGCCAAAAAAATTAATCTAGGGCTTGAAACATGATAaagagaaatcatcaaggggaatggggctatggccgagaacaagtcattgtggcggtaactctacctagaagactggagatcccaagatctaggttcaaggagatcaaacaaagtcattaatgacggttcaacattgtcaaataaaattttagtccgttctcgtgatgagacaatgttcagtaccaaggataaagcattaaggctttttaatgatttctaaatttgatacggggtatatcaaatagtgtatctacaggatgacacgtttaggaatcacctatgtaagtgtgaagtgttagccgcttcaaggagaactttgtaaggccagttctctacgcacttatgaaaccaggcggtgttcatggctgaaacgaacacaacaatgagaaccaaagacggttaagggttgattgtgtgacttatggttgtctaggtatacaccaaagatcgacggttcaaagatatcaaatctaccgattgaccgagtatatccgacataagtttactacggaaagttcaaagggaaacctacttatccagatgcaattaatccttgcttgtaaatcacacagtttttcatgcatacttccgtgatatagccattccccattcatgtgggggattgttgaggttttatttttaagatgtaatattcttaaaatgagggtgaatgggaaatggagggaaaatgaaattttgagtaaaattttaagtttccccctcttaacaatgagacattgtaccatattggaagaggaagagatttttggtgggtatatatataattgcacttcttgtagctcttaaagagttaagaagaaagcaagcctcacgccgtcgtcgtcgtcgctcgctcggctcggcttcggctacggctacggctacggcttcggcttcggatttggatttggatttggtcaaatgatcgattgattgattaattttttggaccaaatttatttgttaatagtaaatattaacgtaagattatccgcatttgtaacggatatttttcaattcgtgtattgaccacaaggcagccgcctaatgctcttcccaccatgattgtgcttgctccacaaacaagctaatgcttgctccaccatggagggtggacgattgttcttcttcaacactggctgctatatatatgtgcagcagctgttgaagaaagacacacaagacacaaactgaaatcgctcaacagatttggctatacattacactccttcctctcagcatttccatatgattttctgagtttctactccctcgttctgcattatttttaacttcaaacaaagcaactgtaagtgtgatttgctaccgaactttgtgttcgctaaaacactggggtttgaagtaccgctacaccagtgtgtgattcgttctatcctgggaggaaataatccattaccttgagtactaggaggggattaaattccttaagaaaatactgtgaattcagtgggctcgaattaattactgtttcattatgataacttatattttgcaaaattattatttacaaatacagcaatattggcgggactaacaatcttaaggaatttaatatttatttcaatatttgtgttattcttattattctgcaaactaaaacctttgtggttttgtgtactcccgttttggagagtaaagcctttgTGGCGATTTGTTAGAGATTataatctacgtgatttttactcctgtttgaaaacgtgtattaaacgtttgtttgtgtcattttttTTAACAGAAAAAAATGACGattgaaagcgaaaaccaagctgttccgatggtgatTGCCAACGCATCGataagccgaacaccggcgttggcaccggcagaaaaacccgaaaaaattttcgggattgatttcaagcgctggcagcagaagatgttcttctacttaactacgttatgtctacagaagttcatcaaggaagatgttcctgatctgccagataaaactccagagaatgaacgctttctcgtgattgaagcgtggaagcattctgattttttatgcaagaattatattcttagcggactggatgataatctgtataatgtatacagtagcgtggagacgtcaaaagaattgtggaatgcgcttgaaaagaaatataaaactgaagatgccgggatgaagaaattcgttgccgcaaaatttttggactacaaaatggtagatagcaagtctgttattacccaagtccaggaattgcaagtgattattcatgatctacttgctgaaggtcttgtcatcaacgaagcattccaagtagcagcaatgattgagaagttgcctctgttgtggaaggacttcaaaaattatttgaaacacaaacgaaagaaaatgtcccttgaagatctcattgttcggttgagaatcgaagaggacaataaagctgctgaaaggagaggccgcagaaattcaacaataatgggagcaaatattgttgaagataacaaaaagaggaagaaggcttctggtccgatatacaacccaagcaagaagcggttcagtggaaactgctacaactgtgggaaaactggACACAAATCTatggagtgtcgtgctccgaagaaagacaagaaaaggggtcaagcaaacatgatagtaaaccatgatgatgttgataacttgtgtgccatgctttctgaatgtaacttggtgggaaatcctaaactgtggtggtttgattcaggagccactcgccatgtttgtgcagttaaagaagcttttgctacttatgctcctgctggacccggagagacagtttatatggaaaatgcttcaacagcaaaagttgaaggatatgggaagatatttctgaaaatgacttctggcaaggtcatgactttgaacaatgtccttcatgttcccgaaatgagaaagaatttagtctctactggacttcttgttaagcacggttttaagtgcgtttttgtgtccaacaaggttgtcattagtaagaatgaaatatttgtaggaaaaggttacctcactgagggccttttcaatctgaatgtaatggttgtggaaaacaataataatatttcagcttcttcttacttacttgagtcaaatgatttatggcatgtatgtttgggtcatgtcaattataaaaccttgcggaaaatgattaacttggaagtactgcccaagtttgaatgcgaaaaattaaaatgtcaaacatgtgtggaatctaagtatgttaaacatccttataagtcagttgaaaggaattcaaatcctttaagacttaattcacacagatatttgtgacatgaagtcaacaccatctcgcggtggaaagaagtattacataacttttattgacgatgatactcgatattgctatgtttacttactgaatagtaaagatgaagcaatagacgcattcaggcaatacaaaaatgaagttgaaacgcaacttaacaagaaagtaaaaatgataagaagtgataggggtggtaaATATGAATATcctttttgaagaaatatgtttagaatatagaattattcatcaaacaacagccctttacacgccccaatctaataggattgcggaaagaaagaatcgcacattaaaggagatgatgaatgcgttgttgataagttctggtttgccacagaacttgtggggggaagccattcttacggctaatcgaatattaaatcgagtgccccatagcaaaacacaatccattccatatgaaaaatggaaaggaaggaagcccaacttgaattattttaaagtgtgggggtgtttggcaaaagtgcaagttcctaaacccaaaagggtaaagataggaccgaaaaccattgattgtgttttcataggatatgcgacaaatagtaaagcatatcgatttctggttcataaatcagaaaatcccgacattcataataatacggttatagaatcagataatgctgagttttttgaaaacatatatccgtataaaaaggaatgtgagtcatttggtgaaggatctaaatgacctcaggaagaaacaaaagaaagtacatgtaatcaggaggatccaagacgtagtaaacgtcaaagaacgtcaacttcatttggaccagattttgtaactttcttattggaaaatgatcctcaaacatttaaagaagttatgacttcttcggaatcattgttttggaaagaggcagtcaatagtgaaatagaatccatattaaacaaccatacatgggaattggttgatcttcctcctggaaataaacctttgggttctaaatggatttttaagagaaaaatcaaagatgatggcactattgataaattcaaggcaagactcgtagtcaaagggtatagacaacgagaaggtctagactactttgatacatactctccagttacaagaattacgtccatatggatgttagtagcattagctgcagtgtatggtcttgaaattcatcaaatggatgttaagacggctttcttaaatggagagttggaggaagaaatttacatagaACAACCTGatgggtttgtggttccaggtaaagaaaagaaggtatgtagacttgttaagtctctttacggactaaaacaatcacccaaacaatggcatgcgaaatttgaccaaacaatgttgtcaaatggttttaagataaatgaatgtgataaatgtgtgtacattaaaaatgttccaaatcacatagtcattgtttgcctatatgtggatgatatgctgataatgagtaatgacattgccaacataaatgctactaagcgtatgctcaatagcaagtttgatatgaaagacttgggagttgctgatttaattctgggaattaagatccataagactcctcaaggtctggcattgtcacaatctcattatattaagacagtacttgaaaaattcaagcacttgggctttaaagttgcaaagactccaattgacgtgaatcttgcattagcaaagaataaaggccaaagcatatcacaattggattatgctcgtgtgttgggatgcttaatgtatatcatgaattgtacacgaccagatatagcttgtgctataagtaaactgagtcgatatacgagcaatccaggccaatctcattggatggcaatgaaacgagttttgggatatttagaacatacccagaactttgaattgcactacagtaatttccctgcggtgattgagggatactgtgatgcaaattggatcaccggttcaactgattctaagtccacaagtggatatgtattcactattggtggaggagcggtatcttggaagtcgtccaaacaaacatgtattgcccgctctacaatggaggctgaattcatagccttagataaagccggtgaagaagctgaatggctccggaatttcttggaagacattccattttggcccaaaccgttggcaccaatatgcatacattgtgatagtcaagcagcaattggaagggctgggagcgttatgtataacggtaaatctcgtcatatacgacgaagacataaaactgttaggcaattactctctagaggaattatcacgattgactatgtaaagtcaagtga is drawn from Nicotiana tomentosiformis chromosome 12, ASM39032v3, whole genome shotgun sequence and contains these coding sequences:
- the LOC138903436 gene encoding uncharacterized protein, with amino-acid sequence MTINIFQGRKLTGIKVSFSLRIQEHKGEQEDQKVDRFQTNGISLYLSRLPNLYWQEKNFYFFDLASKVLNKAGGWQGNLLSFGGRAIIIKHILQSQILYLLAAMVPPKAIISQIVMYLSNFFWGENKGKKSYDWSSWENLSYLHNKGGVGFKKL
- the LOC104085229 gene encoding uncharacterized protein, translated to MEDCGMCDLGFNGYPFTWCNGRGRRNRISERLDRVMINEGWSDLFHSNRVDHKGKTGSDHSLMIFKAGNDSAEFTRYFRFLNFWTSQSSYLSTVEEIWNIDVQGNYLWVLQQKLKAISKGLRKWSKDTIGDIFETIKKLETDICRLEEIYDANDTDNNRQTLMKAHAEYTRWLIIQKSIFKQKARIKWAEEGDANTKYFYSVVKEKRRKAHIHKIKDANG